Below is a genomic region from Pseudomonas berkeleyensis.
CGGCGATCTGCTCGCCACTGAGCGTCAGGACTGGTGCCTGCAGGTGAGTGGCCTTGGCGAGAAGCTGCCCAGGTTGCGGCTCGGCGACGATACCCTGCCCGCCTCGGCGGTGAAGCGCAGCGGTGACGGCCTACGCCTGCAGTTGAACAGCGACGAACATCGCAGCGCGGCGCTGTGGCTGGAGGACGGCTCACGCTCCAGCAACCCGGTCTGGCTGTCGCGGCATCGCAGCCATGTGCTCGCCGCCGGCCCGGATGAAGTGGCGAAGAACATGGACGGCCTGACCACCTACGTCGACCTGGTCAGCCTGCTGATCGAGGAAAGCCACGACGGCCTCGACGAGGCCAAACGCCTGGCGAAGAAATATGACGCCAAGGTAGTCGGCGCCATACCCCCCTTGAACGTCTACCAGCTGCGCCTGCCGGTGAAGAACCTGACCGAGCGCGATGCACTGGTGCTGCGCATTGGCAGCGAAACCAGCGTCGACGCCGTGGTGGTGGAAGAAAGCGCGCCGGAGCGCGGTGAAGAAAGCGAAGCCGCGCGCAAGCCGGCACGCAAACCGGAGAAGAACTCCGAGGAGTGGGCGGCGAATCGCTTCATGGATGCGGTCAACTATTACCAGCGGCGCATACCTGCAGGCGACTCGCCTATCGAAGCCGAGCCGATCCGCGTCGGCGTGATCGAGCGTAATGTCGATTTCGACGCGCCCGACTTCGCCGACTACCTGGGCGCCTGCCCAGATGGCAAACCGCGCACCTGCGTCTATGCGCGCGATGCCGACGAGCCGGACAACCATGGCAGCACCGTTGCCGGTATTCTCGCCGCTCACTGGGACAAGGGTGGCAACACCGGATTCCTGCGCGGGCTGGACAAGGCCAGCCAGGGCTTCGAGGTGATCGTCGAGCGCAACTCGGACGCCGGCATCACCGCCAATATCGCCGCGTCGGTCAATCTGGTGGAGGACGGCGTACGCGTACTCAACTGGAGTTGGGGCATTCACCGGGTCGGCACACGCAATGTCGAAGGCGACGAGATCGACTCGCTGGTGCGCTCCGGCATCGCCATGAGCGGTTACGAAGAACTGCTGGAGGAGTTCTTCCTGTGGTTGCGTGAGGAGCACCCGGACGTGCTGGTGATCAACTCGGCTGGTAACGGTTCGTCCTACTCCGGCCGGGACGAATACCGCCTGCCCTCCTCCTTCATCACCGAGCAATTGCTGGTGGTCGGCGGACATCAGCGCAACAAGGAGAAAGAGGTCGAAATCGACGACCCGACCTACGTGGTCAAACGCGACTCGTCGAATGTCGACATGCGCGTCGACATCACCGCAGCGGCCTGCGCGCGTGCCTCCACTCGCGAGATCGACGCCACCGGCGACGTGCATTGCGGCACCTCCTACGCCACACCGCTGGTGACCGGCGTAGTCGCCGCCATGCTGTCGATCAACCCGCGCCTGCAACCGGAACAAGTGCGCATGTTGCTGCGCCGCAGCGCCATGACCATTGGCGGTGATTACGACTTCGAACCGATGGACGCCGAAGACCTGACCGCGCCCATCCTGCCGTCGGAACGCAACTACAAGATGAGCGACAAGGACGTGGGCCGCTCGGCGCGGCTGGATATGCAGAAAGCGCTGGATCTGGCGGTGCAGAGCCGCGACCGGGTGCGCTGACAGGCAGTCAGGTTACTCGCCGGAGACCCGCTCGTAGAGTTCGACCGGTTCGACCTTGCCCTGGCAACCGCACTCGCTGTGGCCCAGCCCCAGGTGGCGGAAACCGGCCTTGAACAGCACCCGGCCAGACTGCGGATTGCGCGCCAGATGGCTGGCGTGCAAGCGGCGCAGGCGCAGCTGGCGGAAGGCGAAATCCACCAGCGCACTGCAGGCTTCACTGGCGTAACCACGGCTCCAGTACGGCACGCCGATCCAGTAACCCACCTCGGCTTCACCTCGCCTGATGTCCTTGAGCGCCATGCTGCCGACCAGCCTGCCGCTGTCGGACTCGGTGATGATGAAGTGGGCCGCCACGCCACTGGCCCAGTCCTGCGCACAGCGCTCGATCCACTGCTGCGCCAGCTCGGGTGGATAGGGATGAGGAATGCTGCCGGTGACATCGGCAATGCGAAAATCTCCGGCCAAACGCTGCACCTCGGCCGCGTCCTGAGGTTGCGGTGGGCGTAGCGTCAGGCGTTCGGTCTCGATGCGATGCTCATCCATCTGCGTCTCCTGTCAAATCCGTAGGGTGCGTCATACGCACCTGCGCCTCCCCCCAGGCTCACTCGCGGCAGTGCTGCTGGGCATGGTCGCTCAGACTGGCACAGGCCCGATGGGATAGAACTGCCCGCCACTCCACACGCCCAACCAGGGTTCTCCGTCGACCTCACGCTCCACCGCCAGTTCCACCAGCTGGTAGAACACGTTGCGATGAATCAATGCTTCGAGGTTACGCCGCACCAGAATGTACGGCGAGGGCTCGAGTGTCGCAGGATCGATCTCCACACGGATCGGATGCTCGGCACCCGCCACGACTTCGTCCTCGGCATTGGTGGTGAAACGCAGCACCTGCGCCTCGCCCTCCCCCTCGACCTGCAGAGTCACGGCAACGAAGGGAGCGTCCTCGACCTGGATACCGACCTTCTCCACCGGCGTGATCAGGAAGTAGTCGTCGCCATCGCGGCGGATGATGGTGGAAAACAGTCGCACCATGGGTTTGCGACCGATGGGCGTACCCAGGTAGTACCAGGTGCCATCGCGGGCGATACGCATGTCGATATCGCCACAGAAATCGGGGTTCCACAGGTGCACGGGGGGCAGGCCCTTGCCTTCGCCCTTGGGGATCTGCGCCAGCAGGTCGCCGGCCTTGCCTGGATCGCTCATGCTCTCTCCTCGTCCGTTGCCCGACATAACGGGTCAGACCGACGAGGATACCTTACCCTCGCTGGAGCATCAGCCGCGGCACCTAGTCAGTTCGCCACACCCAGCAGGCTACGCGCGTAGTCACGCAGTGGCGGGCCGATGATGTCCTGCGGCTGTACGTCGTAGAACGTCAGGAATCCGCCGCGACTGCGAATGCGTGCGGTGTCCACCAGATAGCGAGTGTTGGTTTCGATCAACATCAACTGGATCACCGCACGGTCGGTGCCGAGGCGATCCACGGCCTCCTGATCTTCCCACTCCTCCATGGTGCCGATGCGGTCGTCGCTATAGGCGAAGCGGGCGTATAACAGATAGTGCGCGCCTGCCGCACGCGCTTCGGTCATTGCCTCGTCCAGGCCGGCCGGCTGGCGCGCACGACGCACCAGCGGGAAGTATTCAACGAAGCCCTTGAAGGCTTCCTCGGCCACCACATTGGGCCGCGGATAGCCGTGCCCCGGCGGCACGAAGTGCCCTTGAGCGATATAGATGAAGGAGTCCTGCTGCAGGCGCCGCGAAGCCATGCGCTCAGTGCGGCCATGATCGAGAAACCCGGCATCGCGCAGGTGGTATTCGGCGCCACTGGCCATGTCGCTGACCTTCATGCAGCCAGCCAGCCCCAGCAGCGCCACCAATAGAAGCAGGTTACGCATGAATGAATCCTCCTCGTACCGGTGACGGAAAACCGGCGGATAAGGAGGGAATGCAGGTTCTGCGCCAGCCTCCCGATCAAGGCGGACTCGCTCGCGGATATCCCGCCCGGCGCGCCGTTCGAATTAACAGAACAAAACAGCGAAGAGCTGGCGATTGTTCACCACTCGCCGGCGAAACTAGGATGGAACCCTCCCCCCAATCACCTTCGGATGACCGCCCCTCATGCGCAGAAGTGTCTCACATCACCTGATGAAGTTTGCCGTTCAAGCGCTGGGGGCACTGCCTGCCTCGATTCAGCAACGGATAGGCGCGGGTCGCCTGGATCTTCCCGGCCACAGGCTTTGTCCGGAGGTGTCGATGTTCCTGCGCCTGATGGGCGACATAGAAGCCGCCAGCCCACAGAACCGTCCCATTGCCCAAGTACGAGCGCAGACCGATCTCGACGCCTGGACGTTCGGCGGCCCGGAGATTGCGCTACACAGTGTCAGTGACCTGCGCATACCGAGCAGGGCTGAGGAAATCCCGGCGCGGTATTACCTGGGAACCCCAACATCCAGTGGAATCCTGATCTACTTCCATGGCGGAGCCTGGGTTTCAGGCGGCCTGGACAGCTGCGACTCCATCTGCCGATTCATCGCCAGACACGCCGACATTCGCGTGCTCTCGGTCGACTATCGGCTCGCCCCCGAACATGCCTACCCGGCGGCACTGGACGATGCGCTGGCTGCCTATCGATTCGCGCTGTCGCTGCCAGGCAGCGAAGCCTGCTTCGTCGCGATCGGCGGCGACAGTGCCGGCGGCAATATCGCCGCTTCCCTCTGCCAGCGACTGACGACCTCGAACCTGCCGATGCCGCACTTTCAGCTGCTGTTCTATCCGGTCATGGACGTACTGAACAAATCCGAGTCGTACCGCCTTTTCAGCAGCGGCTACGTGCTCAGTGAAGCGCAGATGGACTGGGCCAAAGCGCTCTATGCGCCGCAGGGCAATTACGCCGATCCCGCTCTTTCGCCGCTGCTCGCCACCTCGCTGCAAGGCCTGCCACCCGCCTATGTCGCGACCGCAGAGTTCGATGTGCTACGCGACGAAGGCGAACGCTATGCCACACGACTCAAGGCCTGCGCTCCAGCCACACAACGGCGTCGAGCGCCTGGGTTGATCCACGGTTTCGCCAACATGATGGGCGTGAGCCGCAGCGCGCGCGAGGAGATGCACCTGGCAGTGGCAGCGCTCACAACCGCCCGGGCGAATGGCCGCACGCTCGAAGACACCAGCGCCTGACTGCATTGGGCGTGACACGACACAAACCCTGACAGCCGCCCACGAAAAACGCCGCGATCCTCGAAGAGAGTCGCGGCGTTTCTTTTAGCTACACGAGTACAGCCTCACGGCACACTCTTGATCTTGAACACCAGCAAACCGCCGAGTATCCCGACCAACCCCGAGAAGGCGTACAAGGCGTGATAGCCGCCCAGCTGGGTGATCAGCAGCGCACAGATAATCGGCGCCAAGATCTGCGGCCCGACGATGGCGATGTTGATCACACCCAGATCCTTGGCATGGTCGGACGAGCTGGGCAGCACCTGGCTGATCAGCGCCTGATCCACCGCGACATAGGCGCCATAGCCCAGCCCCAGCACGGCCGAAGACAGCATCGCCAGCGGCCAGCTCTGCCAGAACGCCAGGAGCAGCGACGCGCAACCCATCACCAGCCCAGCGAGTACCACGATGATCCGCCGACGCCCGGTGCGGTCGGAAATGATCGCGCTGACGAAGGCCGACAACACCACCGCCGTCGTGTAGATCAGTACCAGAATCAGCAAGCCGTCCTCGGCGCGCTCACCGGGGAACAGCTTCTCGTACTGCAGCCCGTCGCGCAGGAAGTAGAGAAAGAACATGGTGCCGGTCGCACTGCTCAACCCCACCAGAAAACGCGTCGACCAGGCCCAGGCGAAATCGGGGTGCTTCTTCGGGCTGATCCAGAAGCTTTTCAGCAATCCGGAAAAGCTGAAGGGTGGCAGCGATGCCTTGGTAATCGACTGGTCGCGAGTCGCCAGGATGAAAGGCGTGGAAAACAGTACGAAGCCCACCGCCACCAGCAGGTAACCGCTGGCGATGCCCGAGGTGAATACGGTCGTCAGCATCGCGCCGATCACCACGGCCATGGACAGCGTCACGCCGTTCCAGGCACTGACGGTCGCGCGCTGCTGCAGCGGCACACGATCCGGCACGGCAGCGGTCACCGAGCACAGCACCGCGCTCGTACCCAGTTGCACCACGCCCCACCACAACAGGACGCCAGGAAGACTGGTCTGCTGACCGAGCATCACCAGCGCCAGCGCGCCCAGCACGATGCCGGCCAGGTTCCAGGGGTGGCGCCGTCCCAGCCGGAGCGTCGTCCGGTCAGACATGGCGCCGATCAGCGGCTGCGCCAGCAGCGCCACCGCCGAGCCCAACCCCATCACCATGCCCAGCGCGGCCTCCTTGCCCAGTGGAGCGATCAACTCCATCTGCTGGGCGAGCAGCACCTGAATGGGGGCGAATACGGACAGCCATACCCCCAGCAAGGACAGCGCCATGGTGCCGATGAAAATACCGTTGACCCGGGTTTGCGGCAGCGTATGCGCCGCGCCGGTATCCAGCTCCGACTGCCTGATGTTCATGCTCGACTCCACCTGTTGTGTTTGTTTTCTGGAATGCAGCGGCAGCCCTGGGCCTAGAGGCTCTGGCTGGCGATCAACTGACGCAGGAAGCGCTCGCACTCGGCCAGTTGCTCGAGCGCGACGTACTCGTCGGCCTTGTGGGCCTGGGCGATATGGCCGGGGCCGCAGACGATGGTCGGCACCCCGACCTCCTGGAACAATCCGGCCTCGGTGGCGTAGGAAACCTGGCGCGTGGCGCTGTCCTGACGCAGCCCGGCGATCAGGGCGCAGAGCGCGGCCTTCTCGCCGCTGTCCAGCGCCGGGGCACGGGAAATGGTCTCGAACGAGATCCCCGCTCCCTCGATGCGAGCCTGCATCTCGGGTTGCAGCACCTGCTTCGCGTACTGCTCGATGCGCTCGAAAATGGCGTCCGGGTTGATACCTGGCAGGTTGCGAAACTCGAACTGGAATTCGCAGTGCTCGGGAATGGTATTGATGGCGATGCCGCCCTGGATGGTGCCGGTCTGCGCCGTGCTGTAGGGCACATCGAAGCCATTGTCGAAGGGGCCCTCGGCCGCCGACTGACGCGCCAGATCGCTGATGAAGGTGATCAGCCGGGCCGCGTACTCGATGGCATTGATGCCCTGCGGTTGCAGGGACGAATGCGCCGCATGGCCACGCACGCAACAGCGATAGGCGTTGATGCCCTTATGCGCCACGACGATGCCCATGCCGGTCGGCTCGCCCACCACGCAACCCTTGGGTGCCACCCCCCTCGCCACCAGATCACGCACCATCGACGGCGCACCGGCACAGCCGATTTCTTCATCGTAGGACAGCGCGAAATGCAGCGGCGCCGACAGCTTCGACGCCAGCATCACCGGCAACATTTCCAGCGCCACACCGATGAAGCCCTTCATGTCGCAGGCGCCACGGCCATACAACTTGCCGTCACGTACGGCAGGCACGAAGGGATCGGACGTCCAGTTCTGCCCCTTCACCGGCACGACATCGGTATGGCCGGAAAGCACTAGTCCGCCGGTCACGCTGCCGTCATGCGCCGGCACCGTGGAAAACAGGTTGGCCTTGCGTCTGTCCTCGTCATAGGTCAGCACACTGTCGATGCCATGGGCCGAGAAATAGCCACGCACCTCCTCGATCAGGTGCAGATTCGACAAGGCACTGGTGGTGTCCAGGCGGATCAGTCGCTCGACCCAGGGGTATGCAGTGAGAAAGGTTTCGGATGGCATTTCAAGGCCCTTCAGGCAGATGGAGTCGGCCGCACCGTCAACACGCGCAGGGCGTGACGGCAAGCGGACTACGGCGGTTTTCTTGTAAGGCGGATGGACGTGGCAGCCGACGGCTCGTCGGCGCCGGGTGCAGGGCGCGCTGCTCTGCTGAACGAACGGCCTCGGCACGGAACGCCACGGACGCGTTCGGGCCAGCCCGTTGAAGTTCTTCTCTGGCGCGATGAGAAACGCTCGGTCGCATGCTGAGCAGCCCAAAAGAGTGAGCGGAATTTGTGTTGTCCGCTGGAGTGGGGCTGATGCTAGGATCGAGAAAGAGTGACTTCAATCAACAGAATTTCACTTTTTGTTCTCTTAATTCGAACACCGCAGAGGTGATCCGATGTCCAGTTCGCTGAATCTTTCCCGCATCGCGTACTTCTACGAAGCGGCTCGCCTGGGCAGCATCCGTGCAGCCGCCGACCTGCTCAACGTAGCGCCATCAGCCGTCACCCGGCAGGTTCAGTTACTCGAGGCCGAGCTGGGCACGGCGCTGCTGGAACGCCGCGGTCGCGGCGTCGCCGTGACGGACGCCGGGCTGCAGGTGCTGGAGTTCCACCGTGAACAGGAGGCCCACGTCGCGGACTTGCAGGCTCGGCTGCAATCGCTGCGCGAAATGCGCTCGGGCCGCGTCAGCGTGGTGCTGGGTGAAGGCTTCATCAACGACATCCTGGCCGGCCCACTCGGCCGATTCTGCCGTGAGCACCCGGGGATCAAGCTGAGCCTGGACTCGGCAGGCACCAACGAGGTGATCCGCAAGGTGCTCGAAGACGAGGCGGAAATCGGCCTGGTCTATAACCCGCCCAGCCACCCCAAGCTGGTTTCACGCTCCGTGCGCAAGCAACCGATGAAGGTCATCTTCGGCGCGGACTCTCCGCTGCGCGGCTCGGAAACGCCGCTCAAGGCCAGGGATCTGCTGAACTACCCGCTGGCCGTCACCTACCCCACCCATGGCGTGCGCCAGTTGCTGGATGTACTGGAATTCGCCGAGAAGGTGCGCTTCGATCCGGTGATGACCACCAACTCCATCGCCACCCTGAAACAGTTCGCCAAATCGGGATTGGGCATCGCCTTTCTTCCCGCGTTCGCCATCGATAGCGAGTTGAAATCCAGCGAGATTTTCTGCCGCGATATCGATCATCCGCTGTTCCTGGAAGCCGAGGCTCACCTGATAACGCGTGCCGGCCGACGTCTGTCCATGGCCTCCAGCCGGATGCTTCAGGTACTTACGAGCCAGATGCAAGCCTTCCGATAAGCCACCACCCGGTGTATTGACAGGTATTGCTTCGCCTGTATTCTGATGTCAGTTGTAGTCAAATTACAGGACAAGAACAATGAACTATGATTTGGTCATCAGAAACGGCATCGTCTTCGATGGCGTCAATGAAAATGGCGTCAAGGCTGACGTCGCGATCAAGGCAGGAAAGATTGCAGCTGTTGGAAGCAACATTACTGATGACAAAAATTGTCAGAATGTAATCGATGCCAAGGGCTGCTGGGTGATGCCAGGCTTCCTGGAAATGCACTCGCACTACGATGCCGAAATCCTCACGTCCGCGGCCTTGAAGGAGTCGATCCGTCATGGCGTCACCACGGTGGCCACCGGCCTCTGCTCGCTGAGCATGGTGGCGGCCAGCGCTGAGGACTGCGCGGATCTGTTCAGTCGAGTCGAGTCCATTCCTCACGATCACGTGCTCTCGCTGCTCAAGGAGAAGAAGCAGTGGAGCACTCCGTCGGAGTACCGCAGCTTCCTCGAAGGCTTGCCGCTGGGCCCTAACGTGGCCTGCTACATCGGTCACTCGGACATTCGCTCCGCCGCCATGGGGCTGCTGGATGCAACGACCGAGCGCACGCCCAGCGAAGCCGAGATGCGCCACATGGAAACCTTGCTCAACGATGCGCTCGACAATGGCTTCCTCGGCTTGTCGGTGATGAAGACCAAGATCGACCGCGTTGCTGGCGAACGTGCCTGGTCGCGCCCACTGCCCTCCACCTTCGCCAGCTGGAAGGAGTTCAAGCGCCTGTTCGCTACGCTGCGCAAGCGCGGCGCGATTCTCCAGGGCGCCCCGGATGTGGCCGAACCCAGCAGCGCGGTACGACTGATGTTCGCCACTGCCGGCTGGTTCCGCCCGAAGCTGAAAACCACGCTGCTGACCGCACTGGATCTGAAGGTCGCGCCGCTGCTGCACATGCAGGCGCGGCTCAGCGGCTGGATTTCCAACTGGCTGCTGCAGGGCAATCTCAAGTGGCAGTTCCTGCCCGCCCCGCTGCGCGTGTACAGCGCCGGCCTCAACTTCAACAACTTTGATGAATTCTCCGGCGGCCTGATTCTGCGTAACTTCCAGAACGAGGCCGATCAGTACGCGGAAGCCGCCAAACCCGAGTTTCGCCAGGTGTTCAAGCGCGACATTCAGAGCGGTTCGAAGATCGGCCTGTGGCATCGCGACTTCTCCGACGCCTACATCGTCGCTTGCCCGGATCAATCGCTGATCGGCAAGAACTTCGCCGAGGTTGCCACCCGGCGCGGGCAAGATCCTGTGGACTGCTTCCTCGACCTCGCCGTGACCTACAAGACCGACCTGGTCTGGACCGTACTGATGGGCAACAACCGCGAGGACGTGATGCGCACCCTGATCAGGAGCCCGAACGTGCACGTCGGCTTCGCCGATTCAGGCGCACATATTCGCGGTCTGGCCTTCTACAACTTCCCACTGCGCCTGCTCAAGTACGTGCACGACGCCGAGCGCACCGGCAAATCGTTCATGAGCACCGGCGCAGCAGTGGCCCGCGTCACCTCGGAACTGGCCAACTGGTACGGCCTGGATGCGGGACACCTGTACGTAGGGTCGCGTGCGGACATCGCCATCATCGACCCGAGCGGCCTGGACGAAAGCCTCGACCAGGTGACGGAAGCCTGCATCGAGAACACCTCGCTGATGCGCCTGGTCAACCGCAACGACCGTGCCGTGCTGGCCACCCTGGTCAACGGCAGCGTCGCCTACAGCCGTGACGAGGGCTACGCCGAGGATCTGGGCCACTCCCAATCCTATGGGCGCTTCCTGCCCGCCCACAGAACCTGCGCTTGAGCGAACACGGAGCCACATAGATGGAAACCAAACTGATCGGCCAGTTCATTGGCGGCGAACACCATGTGGTGGAAGGTGGCGACAGCTTCACCACCCTCAACCCAGCCAACGGCCAGGTGCTCGCACACGTCCAGCAGGCAAGCAAGGCGCAGATCGACAAGGCCGTACGCCAGGCCGCGCAGGCCCAACGCACCTGGGCGGCGCTGAACCCGACTGCACGCACCGGCATCCTGCTGGATGCCGCGAACCTCATCGCCCGGCACAACGAGGAACTCGCCCACCTGGAAACGGCCGACACCGGCAAACCGATACACGACACCGCACGCGTCGACATCGCTGGCGGCGTGGCGGTGATGCGCTACTTCGCCGGGCTGGCGGCAGCGCTGGAGGGGCGCCAATCCCCGGTGAACGGCAGCGCGTTCACCTACACCCGCCGCGAACCACTGGGAGTCGTCGCCGGCATCGGTGCCTGGAACTACCCGGTGCAGATCGCGATGTGGAAACTGGCGCCTGCTCTGGCAGCCGGCAACGCCATGCTGTTCAAGCCCAGCGAAGTGACGCCGCTGAGCACCCATCGGCTGGCCGAACTGCTGGTGGAAGCCGGCGTTCCCGCAGGCCTGTTCAATGTGCTGCAGGGCAACCATGAGGTCGGCCGCGCGCTAATCGAGCATCCGGGAATCGCCAAGGTGTCCTTCACCGGCAGCGTCCCGACAGGCATGAAGGTCATGAGTGCGGCCGCTGGCACACTTAAGAAGACGACCATGGAGCTGGGCGGCAAATCACCGCTGATCATCATGCCCGATGCCGACCTTGAGCGTGCCGCGGACATCGCCACCATGGCCAACTTCTTCAGCAGCGGCCAGGTGTGCACCAGCGGCACCCGCGTCTTCGTCCACCGCAGCGTCAAGGCCAGGTTCGAGGAGTTGCTGCTGGCGCGCGTCAGAGCAATCGCCATCGGTGATCCGGCAGACCCGGCCACCCGTTTCGGCCCGCTGGTCAGCCTGGAACACAGGGAAAAGGTGATGGGATACATCCGCAGCGGGATCGAAGAAGAGGCACGCCTGCTAACCGGTGGCGGCGCACCGAGCGCTACAACCCTGGCCTCGGGCAGCTACCTGCTGCCGACGGTATTCACCGACTGCACCGACACGATGCGCATCGTCCGTGAGGAAATCTTCGGGCCGGTGATGAGCATTCTGAGCTTCGACAGCGAAAGTGAAGTGCTACGTCGTGCCAACGATTCGGAGCTGGGCCTGGCTGGCGGCGTGGTCACCCAGGATCTGGCGACCGCGCACCGAATCGTGCATGCGTTGGAGGCAGGGATCTGCTGGATCAACACCTGGGGCCAGGTACCGGCGCACATGCCGGTAGCCGGTCAGAAACTCTCAGGCCTGGGCCAGGAAAACGGCATCGATGCGCTGTACGAACACACCAAGGTCAAATCCGTGTTCGTCGAACTGGGGGCTTACAGCTCGGTGTTCCCGCCGAACTGAGTCGATGCGGGTGCGCCCTCAGTTGGCGCACCCCTCGATGATCGCCCTGGCGCTCTCGGCCAGTTGCTCGATGGGGTCGCGGTAATTGCTCAGGTGCCAGAACACCGCCATCTGGTTGATCGCGCCGAGCAACCCCATGCACACGTAAAGCTCCGATGCGACCGGTTTGAGACCGCCATACAGACGCCCCATACCGCTCAGGAAGATGTTGCAGAAGCGCAGGTTGTTCTGCTGATACAGGTTATCGACCCGCTCACTCACGCCCAGTACCTCGACCAGCACGATGCGCGCGACGTAAGGGTCGCGCATGCATTCGAAGAAGCTCGTGAGAACAGCTCGCTGCTCATCCGCAGTGCCGGCGCTGATCCCCTGCACCTGCGCGCTGATACGCTGCTCGATCTCGCCCATGACCAGGGCGTAGACCTCGCAGAGCAGATCTTCAGTACCGCTGAACGACTCGTAGAAGTAACGATCGGTGAGCTTGGCATGGGCACACAGATCGCGAACGGTGGTCGCCCGATAGCCGGCCGAACCGAATAGATGAATCCCCGCCTGAAGGAACGCCTCCCGGCGCACTTTCACCCGCTGCTCCTGGCTCACACCGCGATAGGATCGCTCCCCTGCTCCGCTTCCCTTGCTCATTCAACACCCCAAATATGGTTTCACTTGTAGTCAGATAGATTCGACGAAGCAAGTAGGCATCAGCGAACCTGCAATGACTCTAATTATCGCAACAAAGCCCCTGATAAAACAGAATGAAACACGCCAAAACAAATTGACATGACCTGCCTTCAGATTAATCTTGATGTCACGTGTCGTCAGATTAACACAGCCGTGATGAGGCCCGCCTTGCACCCGCGATGACACGCTTTCACAAAAACAACAACACCTGTGGAGCAGTATCATGACCACCTACTCCTTGGCTCGGCGGCATCAGACGAAGCATGGCTTCGC
It encodes:
- a CDS encoding N-acyl-D-amino-acid deacylase family protein yields the protein MNYDLVIRNGIVFDGVNENGVKADVAIKAGKIAAVGSNITDDKNCQNVIDAKGCWVMPGFLEMHSHYDAEILTSAALKESIRHGVTTVATGLCSLSMVAASAEDCADLFSRVESIPHDHVLSLLKEKKQWSTPSEYRSFLEGLPLGPNVACYIGHSDIRSAAMGLLDATTERTPSEAEMRHMETLLNDALDNGFLGLSVMKTKIDRVAGERAWSRPLPSTFASWKEFKRLFATLRKRGAILQGAPDVAEPSSAVRLMFATAGWFRPKLKTTLLTALDLKVAPLLHMQARLSGWISNWLLQGNLKWQFLPAPLRVYSAGLNFNNFDEFSGGLILRNFQNEADQYAEAAKPEFRQVFKRDIQSGSKIGLWHRDFSDAYIVACPDQSLIGKNFAEVATRRGQDPVDCFLDLAVTYKTDLVWTVLMGNNREDVMRTLIRSPNVHVGFADSGAHIRGLAFYNFPLRLLKYVHDAERTGKSFMSTGAAVARVTSELANWYGLDAGHLYVGSRADIAIIDPSGLDESLDQVTEACIENTSLMRLVNRNDRAVLATLVNGSVAYSRDEGYAEDLGHSQSYGRFLPAHRTCA
- the betB gene encoding betaine-aldehyde dehydrogenase — translated: METKLIGQFIGGEHHVVEGGDSFTTLNPANGQVLAHVQQASKAQIDKAVRQAAQAQRTWAALNPTARTGILLDAANLIARHNEELAHLETADTGKPIHDTARVDIAGGVAVMRYFAGLAAALEGRQSPVNGSAFTYTRREPLGVVAGIGAWNYPVQIAMWKLAPALAAGNAMLFKPSEVTPLSTHRLAELLVEAGVPAGLFNVLQGNHEVGRALIEHPGIAKVSFTGSVPTGMKVMSAAAGTLKKTTMELGGKSPLIIMPDADLERAADIATMANFFSSGQVCTSGTRVFVHRSVKARFEELLLARVRAIAIGDPADPATRFGPLVSLEHREKVMGYIRSGIEEEARLLTGGGAPSATTLASGSYLLPTVFTDCTDTMRIVREEIFGPVMSILSFDSESEVLRRANDSELGLAGGVVTQDLATAHRIVHALEAGICWINTWGQVPAHMPVAGQKLSGLGQENGIDALYEHTKVKSVFVELGAYSSVFPPN
- a CDS encoding TetR/AcrR family transcriptional regulator — encoded protein: MSKGSGAGERSYRGVSQEQRVKVRREAFLQAGIHLFGSAGYRATTVRDLCAHAKLTDRYFYESFSGTEDLLCEVYALVMGEIEQRISAQVQGISAGTADEQRAVLTSFFECMRDPYVARIVLVEVLGVSERVDNLYQQNNLRFCNIFLSGMGRLYGGLKPVASELYVCMGLLGAINQMAVFWHLSNYRDPIEQLAESARAIIEGCAN